The following proteins are co-located in the Sulfitobacter guttiformis genome:
- a CDS encoding P-II family nitrogen regulator, whose amino-acid sequence MKLIIATIKPFKLEEVREALTEAGVRGLMVTEIKGFGAQSGHTEIYRGAEYVVNFVPKVKLELVVADVDADRMVEVISKTAKTGKIGDGKIFVLDVEQAVRVRTGETGDDAI is encoded by the coding sequence GTGAAACTCATCATTGCCACAATCAAACCATTCAAGCTCGAAGAGGTCCGCGAAGCGCTGACCGAAGCAGGCGTACGCGGTCTTATGGTTACAGAAATTAAAGGCTTCGGCGCACAGTCGGGCCACACAGAAATTTACCGCGGCGCCGAATACGTTGTGAACTTTGTACCCAAAGTGAAGCTCGAGCTTGTGGTTGCAGATGTTGACGCTGACCGCATGGTCGAGGTTATCAGCAAGACCGCCAAGACCGGCAAAATCGGTGACGGCAAGATTTTCGTTCTCGACGTCGAGCAAGCGGTGCGTGTGCGTACCGGCGAAACCGGCGATGACGCCATCTAA
- a CDS encoding ammonium transporter, which translates to MNKKYLIPVTVAAAALPTFVLAQDTAAAGAVPVTAEMIWIMNSLLFLIGGFLVFWMAAGFAMLEGGLVRSKNVTMQMTKNIALFSLASIAYWAFGYNLMYPLGTWSVEGVLSGVFGVGVLEAVGIDLAGADDGEYASTGSDFFFQLMFCAATASIVSGALAERIKLWPFLVFVVILTGIIYPLQASWKWGGGFLDEMGFLDFAGSTVVHSVGGWAALAGALILGPRIGKYKDGRVNPMPGSNLALATLGTFILWMGWFGFNGGSQLAMGSVGDIADVSRIFANTNAAAAGGAVVALIATQLLYKKPDLTMILNGALAGLVSITAEPLTPTLGMATLIGGVGGLIVVFAVPFLDKLKIDDVVGAIPVHLFGGIWGTIAVVFTNGDASLGTQLYSILVIGVFAFVTSGVVWFILKATVGIRVSEEAEIKGLDMAEMGMEAYPDFTRG; encoded by the coding sequence ATGAACAAGAAATACCTCATTCCAGTCACCGTTGCCGCAGCCGCGCTGCCGACGTTTGTACTGGCCCAAGATACGGCTGCTGCCGGAGCGGTGCCTGTGACCGCTGAAATGATCTGGATCATGAACTCCTTGCTGTTCCTGATCGGCGGCTTTTTGGTGTTCTGGATGGCTGCGGGTTTTGCAATGCTCGAAGGCGGTCTCGTCCGCTCCAAGAACGTTACCATGCAGATGACCAAAAATATTGCTCTCTTTTCTCTCGCGTCAATCGCCTATTGGGCGTTCGGATATAACTTGATGTATCCACTCGGCACATGGTCGGTCGAGGGCGTACTCTCGGGCGTGTTCGGTGTCGGCGTACTAGAGGCAGTAGGCATTGATCTGGCTGGTGCGGATGATGGCGAGTATGCCTCCACCGGTTCCGACTTCTTCTTCCAGTTGATGTTCTGCGCAGCTACCGCGTCGATTGTTTCGGGCGCATTGGCCGAGCGGATCAAACTATGGCCCTTCCTCGTGTTCGTGGTCATCCTGACGGGCATCATCTATCCGCTTCAGGCATCCTGGAAATGGGGCGGTGGCTTCCTTGACGAAATGGGCTTCCTCGATTTTGCAGGCTCCACTGTTGTGCACTCTGTAGGCGGCTGGGCTGCTCTGGCAGGCGCACTGATCCTCGGACCCCGTATCGGCAAGTACAAAGATGGTCGTGTGAACCCTATGCCTGGTTCGAACCTTGCACTTGCGACACTGGGAACGTTCATCCTGTGGATGGGTTGGTTCGGCTTTAACGGCGGCTCGCAGCTCGCCATGGGCTCTGTCGGTGATATCGCAGATGTTTCGCGCATTTTTGCAAACACAAACGCAGCTGCAGCTGGTGGTGCGGTCGTCGCACTGATCGCGACACAACTTCTCTACAAAAAGCCTGACCTGACCATGATCCTTAATGGTGCGCTGGCAGGACTTGTATCCATCACAGCAGAGCCGCTGACGCCAACTCTCGGCATGGCGACGCTGATCGGTGGCGTGGGTGGCCTCATCGTGGTCTTCGCGGTGCCCTTCCTCGACAAGCTCAAGATCGATGATGTGGTCGGCGCGATCCCTGTGCACCTGTTTGGCGGCATCTGGGGCACTATTGCGGTTGTCTTCACCAATGGTGATGCAAGCCTCGGTACTCAGCTCTATTCGATCCTTGTGATCGGTGTATTTGCCTTCGTCACCTCAGGTGTCGTCTGGTTTATCCTCAAAGCAACTGTGGGCATCCGCGTCAGCGAAGAGGCCGAAATCAAAGGTCTGGATATGGCGGAAATGGGTATGGAAGCCTACCCTGATTTCACACGCGGCTAA
- a CDS encoding amino acid aminotransferase: protein MFETLKQQPADKILALIQMYRDDPRADKVDLGVGVYKDATGLTPVMRAVKSAEHKLWETQDSKVYTGLAGDPAFGDAMADLVLGDAVPRENVAAAATPGGTGAVRQAFELIQMARPAARVFVSDPTWPNHLSMLAYLGIEMVPYRYFDEETRGVDFDGLIADLKTAKKGDVVLLHGCCHNPTGANLNSAEWDAVIEVLLSTGATPMIDIAYQGFGEGLEQDAAATRKVAAAVPECIIAASCSKNFGIYRERTGLLMVTSVDGGARALNQGTLAYLNRQNFSFPPDHGARLVTMILTDDALRADWQAELEDVRLSMLGLRKQLAQELQDLSGSDRFGFLAQHRGMFSRLGTTPDMVEKLRLEHGIYMVGDSRMNIAGLNAQTVPILAKAIIGAGI from the coding sequence ATGTTCGAGACCCTCAAGCAACAGCCAGCGGATAAAATTCTGGCATTGATCCAGATGTACCGTGACGACCCGCGCGCTGATAAAGTTGATCTGGGAGTGGGCGTGTACAAGGATGCTACCGGCCTCACGCCGGTAATGCGTGCCGTAAAATCAGCTGAGCACAAGCTATGGGAGACACAGGACAGCAAGGTTTATACCGGTCTCGCTGGTGATCCAGCCTTTGGAGATGCGATGGCTGATCTGGTTTTGGGTGATGCTGTACCGCGAGAAAATGTCGCTGCTGCTGCTACCCCGGGGGGGACCGGTGCGGTCCGGCAAGCATTCGAACTGATCCAGATGGCCCGTCCCGCGGCCCGAGTATTTGTTTCTGATCCGACATGGCCGAACCATTTGTCGATGCTGGCATATCTTGGAATCGAGATGGTGCCTTATCGCTACTTCGATGAGGAAACCCGCGGCGTTGATTTTGACGGGCTGATTGCCGACCTCAAGACTGCGAAAAAGGGTGATGTAGTTTTGCTGCATGGTTGCTGCCACAATCCCACAGGCGCAAACCTGAACAGCGCTGAATGGGATGCGGTGATCGAGGTCCTGCTCTCAACAGGTGCCACACCAATGATTGATATTGCCTATCAGGGCTTTGGCGAAGGCCTCGAGCAGGACGCGGCGGCCACCCGCAAAGTTGCTGCGGCGGTGCCGGAGTGCATCATTGCGGCAAGCTGCTCCAAAAACTTTGGCATCTACCGCGAGCGGACAGGCCTGCTGATGGTCACCAGTGTGGATGGAGGGGCGCGGGCGCTCAATCAGGGCACGCTCGCCTACCTGAACCGCCAGAATTTCAGCTTCCCGCCCGATCACGGTGCGCGGTTGGTGACGATGATCCTGACCGATGACGCGTTGCGCGCGGACTGGCAGGCGGAGCTGGAGGACGTGCGCCTGTCGATGCTGGGTTTGCGCAAGCAACTGGCGCAGGAGCTTCAGGACCTGTCCGGCTCTGACCGCTTCGGCTTTCTGGCACAGCATCGGGGTATGTTTTCGCGGCTGGGGACTACGCCCGACATGGTAGAGAAACTACGCCTCGAGCACGGTATTTATATGGTTGGAGACAGCCGTATGAACATTGCAGGGCTGAATGCCCAAACTGTGCCGATCCTCGCAAAGGCGATCATTGGCGCTGGTATCTAG
- the sseA gene encoding 3-mercaptopyruvate sulfurtransferase: protein MIDDPKTLVSTDWLAKHLKDPDLRILDASWYLPADGRDPKREYSEGHIPGARFFDIDEVSDARSDLPHMAPPIEKFMSRMRALGVGDGHQIVVYDGAGILSAPRVWWLFKLMGQENVAVLDGGLPKWLAEGRPTEDMSPIPRDRHMTVRFQNHLVRDVTQVAHASKLGMPQIVDARAAARFRGEAPEPREGLRAGHIPKSRNVPFASVLNADQTMKSVEEMRTVFEAAGVDLDKPVITSCGSGITASVLALALERMGHHEWALYDGSWAEWGMFPTVPIATGDA from the coding sequence ATGATTGATGATCCCAAAACACTTGTGTCTACCGATTGGTTGGCCAAGCATCTCAAAGACCCTGATCTTAGAATTTTGGATGCGTCGTGGTATTTGCCGGCTGACGGGCGCGATCCAAAGCGCGAATATAGCGAAGGGCACATTCCGGGTGCGCGCTTCTTCGATATCGACGAGGTTTCGGATGCGCGTTCGGATTTGCCTCATATGGCGCCGCCCATAGAGAAATTTATGTCACGGATGCGGGCGCTGGGTGTGGGCGACGGTCATCAGATAGTTGTCTATGACGGAGCTGGCATTCTGTCCGCGCCACGTGTGTGGTGGCTGTTCAAGCTGATGGGTCAGGAGAATGTTGCTGTGTTGGACGGCGGTTTGCCCAAATGGCTGGCAGAAGGGCGCCCGACCGAGGATATGTCACCGATTCCGCGGGACAGGCATATGACTGTACGGTTCCAGAACCATCTGGTGCGGGATGTGACGCAGGTCGCGCATGCCTCCAAGTTGGGGATGCCGCAGATTGTAGATGCACGCGCCGCTGCACGGTTCCGCGGTGAAGCACCAGAGCCCCGTGAGGGACTGCGGGCGGGTCATATTCCTAAATCGAGAAATGTGCCCTTCGCATCGGTTCTGAATGCCGATCAGACCATGAAGAGTGTCGAGGAGATGCGCACAGTATTCGAGGCGGCTGGTGTTGATCTGGACAAACCCGTAATCACCTCCTGCGGGTCAGGAATTACGGCTTCCGTTCTCGCGCTTGCGCTGGAGCGGATGGGGCATCACGAGTGGGCCCTTTATGATGGATCATGGGCCGAGTGGGGGATGTTCCCGACAGTGCCGATAGCGACCGGAGACGCATAA
- the smpB gene encoding SsrA-binding protein SmpB: MAQVKSSTKSDPNYKVIAENRRARFDYAIEDDVECGIMLEGSEVKSLRMGGSNIAESYAAVEDGELWLVNSYIAPYKQAKTFGHEERRRRKLLVSGKQLANMWNETQRKGMTLVPLVMYFNHRGMAKIKIGIAKGKKLHDKREDAAKRDWSRQKSRLLKDNG, encoded by the coding sequence ATGGCTCAGGTAAAATCATCCACCAAATCGGACCCCAACTACAAGGTCATCGCAGAAAATCGCCGTGCGCGGTTTGATTACGCCATCGAGGACGATGTCGAATGCGGGATCATGCTTGAGGGTTCCGAAGTGAAAAGCCTCCGAATGGGCGGCTCCAACATTGCCGAGAGCTATGCGGCTGTCGAAGATGGCGAACTGTGGCTCGTGAACAGTTATATTGCGCCCTACAAGCAGGCAAAAACCTTCGGCCACGAAGAGCGGCGCCGTCGCAAGTTGCTGGTGTCGGGTAAACAGTTGGCGAACATGTGGAACGAGACCCAGCGCAAAGGCATGACGCTGGTCCCGCTTGTGATGTATTTCAATCACCGTGGCATGGCGAAGATCAAGATCGGTATCGCCAAGGGTAAAAAGCTGCATGACAAGCGTGAAGATGCTGCAAAGCGCGACTGGTCCCGCCAAAAATCGCGCCTCCTCAAAGATAACGGATAG